A genome region from Primulina eburnea isolate SZY01 chromosome 9, ASM2296580v1, whole genome shotgun sequence includes the following:
- the LOC140842058 gene encoding calreticulin-like, whose amino-acid sequence MATAQRRLINPNILSLALAFSLLLAIASAKVFFEERFDDGWENRWVKSDWKKDESMAGEWNYTSGKWNGDPNDKGIQTSEDYRFYAISAEFPELSNKDKTLVFQFSVKHEQKLDCGGGYMKLLSGEVDQKKFGGDTPYSIMFGPDICGYSTKKVHAILTYNGTNQLIKKDVPCETDQLTHVYTFILRPDATYSILVDNVEKQSGSLYSDWDLLPPKKIKDTDAKKPEDWDDKEYIPDPEDKKPEGYDDIPKEIPDSDAKKPEDWDDEEDGEWTAPTIPNPEYKGQWEAKKIKNPNYSGKWKVPMIDNPDFKDDPDLYVFPNLKYVGIELWQVKSGTLFDNVLVSDDPEYAKTLAEETWGKQKDAEKAAFDEAEKKKEEEESKNDAIDSDAEDGEDSDADSEPHDAKDDVRPDSEEQDEAEKDVHDEL is encoded by the exons ATGGCAACTGCACAAAGAAGACTCATAAACCCTAATATTCTCTCTCTAGCCCTTGCTTTCTCCCTCCTCCTCGCCATCGCTTCTGCCAAAGTATTTTTCGAAGAGCGTTTCGATG ATGGATGGGAGAATCGGTGGGTCAAATCTGACTGGAAGAAAGATGAGAGTATGGCTGGAGAGTGGAATTACACCTCTGGCAAATGGAATGGAGATCCTAATGATAAAG GTATCCAGACCAGTGAAGATTACAGGTTTTATGCCATCTCTGCTGAGTTTCCTGAACTCAGCAACAAGGATAAGACCTTAGTTTTCCAGTTCTCTGTCAAGCATGAACAGAAGCTTGACTGCGGTGGTGGATACATGAAATTGCTCAGCGGTGAAGTAGATCAAAAGAAATTCGGTGGTGATACCCCTTACAG CATTATGTTTGGACCAGACATCTGTGGCTACAGCACAAAGAAAGTCCACGCAATTCTCACCTACAATGGTACTAACCAATTGATCAAGAAGGATGTACCCTGTGAGACCGACCAACTGACTCATGTCTATACTTTCATCCTCCGACCTGATGCTACTTACAGCATTCTCGTTGACAATGTTGAGAAGCAATCTGGTAGCTTGTATTCTGACTGGGATCTTCTCCCTCCAAAGAAAATCAAGGACACTGATGCCAAGAAG CCTGAAGATTGGGATGATAAGGAATACATTCCTGATCCTGAAGACAAGAAGCCAGAG GGTTATGATGACATTCCGAAGGAGATTCCGGATTCTGATGCCAAAAAG CCTGAGGATTGGGATGATGAGGAAGATGGAGAGTGGACTGCACCGACGATTCCCAACCCTGAGTACAAGGGTCAATGGGAAGCAAAG AAAATTAAGAATCCGAACTACAGTGGCAAATGGAAGGTACCGATGATTGATAACCCAG ACTTCAAAGATGACCCAGATCTCTATGTTTTCCCGAATTTGAAGTACGTAGGCATTGAATTGTGGCAG GTGAAATCTGGAACCTTGTTTGACAATGTCTTGGTGTCTGATGACCCTGAGTATGCTAAGACGCTAGCCGAAGAAACATGGGGCAAACAGAAGGAT GCTGAAAAGGCTGCTTTTGACGAGGCagaaaagaagaaagaagaggAG gaatcgAAGAATGATGCCATTGATTCCGAT GCTGAGGATGGAGAAGATTCTGATGCGGACTCAGAACCCCACGATGCCAAGGATGATGTCAGACCGGATTCTGAGGAACAAGACGAAGCTGAGAAAGATGTGCAT GACGAATTATAG
- the LOC140842061 gene encoding SNF2 domain-containing protein CLASSY 4-like, producing MNMDASKIPMNTVSRRTRSQWDIFYRNRFNEVKGIKTQESGETSVEKHDFGITGGNTGGVDMTVQDEGSGTRDVKRISGSGNIGETVKKMIAGDAKNNNLAGIKTRLRSRKKFDMRANNDDDDVGKGDDEVIYLSEEVVSNGLSSKVGSESRSGSHSKLSVDEIVSCSSKQVEKTSLITDQVKNSVVCGRGRLGIKHLNERRVDDASINLENAVDSADSALKSDGSDTSAESLLYGPDSSSKDNSTDEDYKEIEPSGSDGSHCSSDAEQKEDDEYEVGDDDDSPIKINAHPGEENSSNSIENKKTFILGTKSMKVKGKKENDVEQVKNNENNEGCDGDGNDNSCTRINSDRKKIEEIIIIVDGEEPNVRKSTRMKGKRDDELVRINRLHKPCSNYISMDGARKLEDSSVNLEPKSASKREDDTVIVTDLKKRKTSDFDVCLDFYKHNKNTHGSITKHLQSPLISKSQKKKNEQGNSNSPVIVIESDESASSTDEEPESLIKEAGFQIKHTLKRSQATKKAVKLTKKKIRLRRNFDMIRMLEDPIDALRESASPTEESVWTQIYLPLKFRFEDEVQPQPERSEWEKEIDSLFGDLEMGLRECEIGYPNSSETDIDDIISPEIDASPAASCQRGEHYHILDEEIGIRCKYCEIVFLEIKYVLPPFYTSPLGGRDRKEFAESRSLIFDQIQLQHPACGIPDYAIRTQGTIWELMAGIENVLYPHQREGLEFIWKNVAGDIHIEKLKGPLSDGGRGCIISHAPGTGKTRLTIAFLLTFMKLYPTCRPVVVAPRGMLFTWEDELSKWQVDVPFHNMNKEELSDNESNMASIIFGQVGGSGIGLEHIRLAKLYSWMKRKSILGISYRLFEQLAGDKERRQQNEQIRRLLLESPGVLVLDEGHTARNSKSLMWKALTKVATQRRIMLTGTPFQNNFTELYNTLCLVNPKFVNHFKSDETRQICSKKRGRKSDEAKSKFMDFASSICKNTDEELKKLRAMLDPFVHLHKGSILQDSLPGLRNTLVFLHPTELQKTLLEIATKEGNIFHRIQLVSLISVHPSLVSKSKRFSDYKNELEEIELTVDAGVKTKFIMNLISLADALGERVLIFSQFLDPLVFIKKQLESHFSWNEGKQVLYMDGQSDMKHRQEKIASFNDHSSKAKVLLASQRACSEGISLVGASRVILIDTVWNPSVERQAVSRAFRLGQKRLVFVYRLMTSGSEFMQYAQQAEKDRMSQLIFSPVDEDTYSSERSCSVWDDKVLDALVNLENFKHSFAKIIHQPKESDLIEILKSVDLR from the exons ATGAATATGGATGCTTCTAAAATTCCTATGAATACTGTATCGAGGCGAACCAGAAGTCAGTGGGATATATTTTACAGAAATCGCTTCAACGAGGTGAAGGGGATTAAAACACAAGAAAGTGGGGAAACAAGTGTGGAGaaacatgattttgggataACTGGTGGAAACACTGGTGGTGTGGATATGACTGTACAGGATGAGGGTTCTGGGACGAGGGATGTGAAGAGAATATCTGGTTCAGGTAACATTGGGGAAACTGTAAAAAAGATGATAGCCGGGGATGCAAAGAATAATAATTTGGCTGGGATAAAAACGCGTTTGAGGAGCAGGAAGAAGTTTGATATGAGGGCTaacaatgatgatgatgatgttgGGAAGGGTGATGATGAAGTTATATATTTGAGTGAAGAGGTTGTCTCAAATGGGCTTAGTTCGAAAGTGGGGTCAGAGTCAAGATCTGGGTCACATTCAAAGCTTAGTGTGGATGAGATTGTCTCGTGTAGCTCAAAGCAAGTAGAGAAAACAAGCTTAATTACTGATCAGGTGAAGAATAGTGTTGTGTGTGGTAGAGGAAGGCTGGGAATCAAACATCTGAACGAGCGCAGGGTTGATGATGCTTCCATCAATTTGGAGAACGCTGTAGATTCAGCTGATTCAGCTTTGAAATCAGATGGATCAGATACTTCTGCTGAATCATTGCTTTATGGACCAGACTCCAGTAGCAAGGATAATTCAACTGATGAGGACTATAAAGAGATTGAGCCATCTGGTTCTGATGGTTCACATTGCAGCAGTGATGCTGAGCAAAAAGAGGATGATGAATATGAAGTGGGAGATGATGATGATAGTCCAATTAAAATAAATGCTCATCCTGGAGAAGAGAACAGTTCAAATTCCATAGAAAACaagaaaacatttattttagGTACAAAGAGTATGAAAGTGAAGGGTAAGAAAGAAAACGATGTCGAGCAAGTAaagaataatgaaaataatgagGGTTGTGATGGGGACGGCAATGATAATAGTTGTACCAGAATAAATTCTGACCGGAAAAAAATTGAGGAGATAATAATTATCGTGGATGGTGAGGAGCCCAATGTTAGAAAGAGTACAAGAATGAAAGGGAAGAGAGACGATGAACTGGTTAGGATAAATAGATTACACAAACCGTGTTCAAATTATATTAGCATGGATGGGGCCAGGAAACTTGAAGATAGCAGTGTCAATCTGGAGCCAAAAAGTGCGAGTAAGCGAGAAGATGACACTGTCATCGTGACTGATTTGAAGAAGAGAAAAACTTCGGATTTTGATGTTTGCTTAGATTTTTACAAACATAACAAGAACACACATGGAAGTATCACAAAACATCTGCAATCACCCTTGATTTCCAAgtctcaaaagaaaaaaaatgaacagGGAAATTCAAATTCCCCTGTCATTGTAATAGAAAGTGATGAATCTGCTTCTTCCACTGATGAGGAGCCTGAATCTTTGATAAAGGAGGCTGGCTTCCAGATTAAACATACGCTTAAAAGGAGTCAAGCTACAAAGAAAGCAGTTAAACTCACTAAGAAAAAGATTCGTCTCAGGAGAAATTTTGATATGATCAGGATGCTGGAAGATCCCATAGATGCACTTCGTGAGAGTGCATCTCCAACTGAAGAGAGCGTTTGGACTCAAATATACCTGCCATTGAAATTTAGGTTCGAGGATGAGGTGCAGCCTCAACCAGAGAGATCGGAATGGGAGAAGGAAATTGATTCTCTTTTCGGCGATCTGGAAATGGGTCTTCGAGAATGTGAAATTGGCTACCCTAATTCTTCTGAG ACAGATATTGATGACATAATCTCTCCAGAGATAGATGCAAGTCCAGCAGCTAGTTGCCAAAGAGGGGAGCATTATCATATACTTGATGAAGAGATAGGCATTAGATGTAAATACTGCGAGATTGTGTTCCTCGAGATAAAATATGTCTTGCCACCTTTT TACACATCCCCTTTAGGGGGAAGGGACAGGAAAGAATTTGCTGAGTCACGAAGCTTGATCTTCGATCAAATTCAGTTGCAACATCCTGCTTGTGGAATCCCCGATTATGCTATTCGAACCCAAGGAACCATATGGGAATTGATGGCTGGCATTGAAAATGTACTTTACCCCCATCAACGTGAGGGTTTGGAATTTATATGGAAAAATGTAGCTGGAGATATTCACATAGAGAAACTAAAAGGCCCTCTTTCTGATGGTGGAAGGGGATGCATAATTTCACATGCCCCTGGCACAGGAAAAACTCGACTCACGATAGCATTTCTCTTGACATTTATGAAGCTATATCCAACCTGTCGGCCTGTGGTTGTAGCTCCTCGTGGCATGCTTTTCACGTGGGAAGATGAATTATCAAAATGGCAAGTTGATGTACCGTTTCACAACATGAACAAAGAGGAGTTATCTGATAATGAAAGTAACATGGCTTCTATCATTTTTGGGCAAGTAGGAGGTAGTGGAATCGGCTTAGAACATATCCGGCTGGCAAAATTGTATTCTTGGATGAAGAGAAAAAGTATTCTAGGAATCAGCTATCGGCTTTTTGAACAGCTTGCTGGAGATAAAGAGCGGAGACAACAAAACGAGCAAATTAGGAGACTACTTCTCGAATCACCAGGTGTTTTAGTGCTTGATGAAGGGCATACCGCACGAAATAGCAAAAGCCTAATGTGGAAGGCGTTGACAAAAGTTGCAACACAGCGACGCATAATGCTCACTGGAACTCCTTTCCAAAACAATTTCACTGAGTTATACAACACACTCTGCTTGGTCAATCCAAAATTTGTAAATCATTTCAAGTCTGATGAAACTCGACAAATTTGTAGCAAAAAACGTGGGAGAAAGAGTGATGAAGCGAAAAGCAAATTTATGGATTTTGCTAGTTCTATCTGCAAAAATACCGATGAAGAGCTAAAGAAGCTCCGAGCCATGCTTGATCCATTTGTTCATTTGCACAAAGGATCTATACTTCAAGACAGTCTCCCCGGACTGAGAAACACTCTCGTTTTCTTACATCCAACTGAACTGCAGAAGACCCTTCTGGAAATTGCTACCAAAGAAGGAAACATTTTCCACAGGATTCAATTGGTGTCCCTGATCTCTGTGCACCCTTCCCTTGTGTCTAAATCAAAGCGGTTCTCTGATTATAAAAACGAGTTAGAAGAGATAGAATTGACTGTTGATGCTGGAGTGAAGACAAAATTTATTATGAATCTGATATCGCTAGCTGATGCACTCGGTGAGAGGGTTTTAATCTTCAGTCAGTTTCTTGATCCTTTAGTCTTTATCAAGAAACAACTTGAATCCCATTTCTCTTGGAATGAAGGCAAGCAAGTGCTCTACATGGACGGCCAATCTGACATGAAACATCGCCAAGAAAAAATAGCATCTTTTAACGATCATTCAAGTAAAGCGAAGGTGCTTCTTGCATCACAAAGAGCATGTTCCGAAGGAATTAGTCTGGTAGGAGCTTCCCGAGTCATATTGATCGATACGGTTTGGAACCCTTCCGTCGAGAGACAAGCCGTAAGCCGAGCTTTCCGGCTTGGGCAGAAAAGACTAGTTTTCGTGTATCGTTTGATGACATCTGGATCGGAGTTCATGCAGTACGCACAACAGGCTGAAAAAGATCGCATGTCTCAGTtgatattttctcctgtggaTGAAGATACATATAGCAGTGAAAGGTCTTGTTCGGTGTGGGATGACAAAGTATTGGATGCTCTGGTTAATCTTGAAAACTTCAAGCACAGCTTTGCAAAGATAATTCACCAGCCAAAGGAATCTGATTTGATCGAAATCTTGAAGTCCGTCGATCTCAGGTAA